The following are encoded in a window of Fusarium oxysporum f. sp. lycopersici 4287 chromosome 5, whole genome shotgun sequence genomic DNA:
- a CDS encoding queuine tRNA-ribosyltransferase (At least one base has a quality score < 10): MAGYTASLGTYISPEGIKSHHSPKTHTHLFPAVTTPVGNGAHHVSIFTSTGFRNLTIPEFAKTIELTQPDIAIPPADLFHSSSTPTSKRQIRMVERTEEWVDEFFHLSDPKGRLKEMGVSIFAPVLPVEYPIQWDYLRYLAEDVRDCLSGLAVYDVNLVPELVNYPSLGSLPRLSFGPSKSPQDILRQIALGIDICTVPFANTASDAGIALSFTFPPPESSDMQPLGIDMWSEEHTTSLQPLVNGCQCYTCTKHHRAFIKHLLNAKEMLGWNLLQIHNHAILTSFFEGVRAALNESAEKFDELHKKFLTVYEPEVPAGTGVRPRARGYHFKSIAGQTKINEPSWQAFDSVDASPHPEAIAEPLAAVDGTLPVDEVAPSLEK; the protein is encoded by the coding sequence ATGGCTGGATATACTGCTTCGCTTGGTACCTACATCTCACCTGAAGGGATAAAATCACACCATAGCCCGAAGACCCACACTCATTTGTTCCCAGCTGTGACAACACCTGTTGGAAACGGTGCTCATCATGTCAGCATTTTTACCTCTACCGGTTTCCGCAATCTCACTATCCCCGAGTTTGCTAAGACTATTGAACTCACTCAACCAGATATCGCCATTCCTCCAGCTGACCTTTTCCACTCCAGCTCAACGCCAACATCAAAACGTCAAATTCGCATGGTTGAGAGAACCGAAGAATGGGTTGATGAATTCTTTCATCTCTCGGACCCTAAGGGTCGTCTAAAAGAGATGGGTGTTTCCATCTTTGCTCCTGTATTGCCTGTTGAGTACCCTATACAGTGGGACTACTTGCGGTATCTTGCAGAAGACGTTCGAGACTGCCTTTCTGGTCTTGCCGTTTATGATGTTAACCTTGTCCCCGAGTTGGTGAACTATCCCTCTCTTGGATCTCTGCCGCGGTTGTCATTTGGGCCATCTAAGAGCCCCCAGGACATTCTGCGACAGATCGCTCTCGGTATCGATATATGCACGGTACCTTTCGCCAACACCGCCTCCGATGCAGGCATCGCCCTATCGTTCACCTTCCCACCCCCCGAGTCCTCCGACATGCAGCCACTGGGTATCGATATGTGGTCAGAGGAGCATACAACATCCCTGCAGCCTCTAGTGAACGGTTGCCAATGCTACACTTGCACCAAGCATCACCGGGCATTCATCAAGCACCTACTGAATGCGAAGGAGATGTTGGGCTGGAACCTACTCCAAATTCACAATCATGCCATTCTCACTTCATTCTTCGAAGGCGTTCGAGCAGCTCTAAACGAGAGTGCTGAGAAGTTTGACGAGCTTCACAAGAAGTTCTTGACTGTTTACGAGCCCGAGGTCCCTGCTGGAACTGGAGTGAGACCCCGAGCCAGGGGTTACCACTTCAAGAGCATAGCTGGTCAGACTAAGATCAACGAGCCTAGTTGGCAAGCGTTTGATTCGGTCGATGCCAGTCCCCACCCCGAGGCCATCGCAGAACCTCTCGCAGCTGTCGATGGAACACTGCCCGTCGATGAGGTTGCACCGAGTTTGGAGAAGTGA